In Bacteroidota bacterium, the following proteins share a genomic window:
- a CDS encoding T9SS type A sorting domain-containing protein gives MKKKSLLINIFLLSAVGLISFSAMENENVHEPNQKSAGGPPYNTNAPTEKTCSGTEGTNSCHSGGTPDNTGPATCSIISSGGTLYVPGQTYTITPTITHQTRTRFGFQFTARVLSNNSNAGAITITDTTDTWSQFPGYGNCQTCEFALHKKAGTYFSNTTGSWNFLWTAPSSNVGNIRLYACFLAANNNNTNDSGDECYYTTLTLTPSGTGIHEQSDFSSSITIYPNPSSEIINLSFYSSGGEIKIELLDMAGKQTSILYSGKNSAGEVKKSFDVNKFTRGIYWLKISSAEKTTSKKIILL, from the coding sequence ATGAAAAAGAAATCACTCCTTATAAATATTTTTTTGCTGTCGGCAGTAGGATTAATTTCATTTTCTGCTATGGAAAATGAAAACGTACACGAACCGAATCAGAAAAGCGCTGGAGGCCCGCCCTATAACACCAATGCGCCCACTGAAAAAACCTGCAGCGGAACGGAAGGTACAAACTCCTGCCATAGCGGAGGAACTCCTGATAACACGGGTCCTGCAACTTGTTCCATTATTTCCAGCGGAGGAACCTTGTATGTTCCCGGACAAACATATACCATTACGCCAACCATTACACATCAAACAAGAACTCGTTTTGGATTTCAATTTACAGCAAGGGTGCTGAGCAATAATTCCAATGCAGGAGCCATTACAATCACCGATACAACCGACACATGGAGCCAGTTTCCCGGCTACGGAAATTGCCAGACCTGCGAGTTTGCTTTGCATAAAAAAGCCGGCACTTATTTTTCAAACACCACCGGCTCGTGGAATTTTCTCTGGACTGCGCCTTCTTCCAATGTGGGAAACATTCGCTTGTATGCCTGCTTTCTTGCTGCAAACAATAACAATACGAATGATTCGGGAGATGAATGTTATTACACAACACTTACGCTCACTCCAAGCGGAACGGGCATACATGAGCAATCTGATTTTTCTTCTTCAATAACTATTTATCCTAATCCCTCTTCAGAAATTATTAATCTGAGTTTTTATTCTTCGGGCGGGGAAATAAAAATAGAATTGCTCGACATGGCTGGAAAACAAACTTCTATTCTTTATTCCGGCAAAAATTCTGCAGGAGAAGTGAAAAAAAGTTTTGATGTGAATAAATTTACACGGGGAATTTACTGGCTCAAAATTTCTTCTGCTGAAAAAACTACATCGAAAAAAATAATTCTGCTTTAA